One stretch of Malus domestica chromosome 14, GDT2T_hap1 DNA includes these proteins:
- the LOC103432235 gene encoding uncharacterized protein — protein sequence MENQKLKFHHFSHEHPLELTNYSPSKQNKFCAGCKLMIQSGKDYYSCPTCPFLLHQVCYSMPRKMRHPAHPSHYLNLHPSPPSSTKGALNCRACRTHVVGFYYDCADCGFYYHSLCSGLPFSIKTSSHPHALKLSFSPPFDLSCDLCNEAGYDQWLYRCHICEFDSHISCAIYNMQPGLEPTQNPIPPPPANGFTRQSSYSSGAFFGINEAENYNSEGNELLHLVRQIVFKGNIKSIGDKKVSSAAVTGWDKRLISPKQEFNFTTSKLGNGGSHQTDADMAITSLNSKDTATSVSEDITLTPSYQFSDAYFSIDLAKSTSYGQKIQANREGPNQGTLSYTDSTIPPKKVLSSAKTAKQPNYVNVSGTNYSIKIGPENKLNEAFLTRNDTLTRKESGPKEMKRKASDTMGSSDTGNQSPKSDMDSNSPSCWLSCCNTGYERGRD from the exons ATGGAAAATCAGAAGTTGAAGTTTCATCACTTTAGCCATGAACATCCATTGGAGCTTACAAATTATTCACCTTCCAAACAGAACAAATTCTGTGCAGGGTGCAAGCTCATGATACAGTCCGGTAAGGACTACTACAGCTGCCCAACCTGCCCATTTTTATTGCACCAAGTATGCTACAGCATGCCCCGCAAGATGCGTCATCCGGCACATCCAAGCCACTACTTGAACCTCCATCCTTCTCCTCCTTCAAGCACCAAAGGGGCCTTGAATTGTCGGGCTTGTCGAACTCATGTCGTGGGGTTTTACTATGATTGTGCCGATTGTGGCTTTTACTATCATAGCTTGTGCTCGGGCCTGCCCTTCTCCATTAAAACTTCATCGCACCCTCATGCATTGAAATTATCATTTTCTCCACCGTTCGATTTGAGCTGTGATCTCTGCAATGAGGCTGGTTATGATCAATGGCTGTATAGGTGTCACATTTGTGAGTTTGATTCTCATATTTCTTGTGCCATTTATAATATGCAACCAGGTCTTGAACCTACCCAAAATCCAATTCCCCCACCGCCCGCCAACGGGTTTACAAGGCAGAGCAGCTATTCTTCAGGAGCTTTTTTCGGGATCAATGAGGCAGAAAATTACAACAGTGAAGGCAATGAACTCTTGCATTTGGTAAGACAGATAGTTTTTAAGGGTAACATTAAAAGCATTGGTGACAAAAAGGTTTCAAGTGCAGCAGTCACCGGCTGGGATAAGAGATTAATTTCTCCGAAACAAGAGTTCAACTTTACAACTAGCAAACTTGGAAATGGTGGATCACATCAAACGGATGCAGACATGGCCATCACTTCTTTGAATTCAAAAGATACAGCAACTTCGGTTTCTGAAGACATTACATTGACTCCAAGTTATCAATTCAGCGATGCGTATTTTTCGATAGATTTGGCGAAGTCCACATCTTATGGTCAGAAAATTCAAGCAAACAGGGAAGGTCCAAACCAAGGAACATTAAGCTACACCGACAGTACTATTCCCCCCAAGAAGGTTTTGAGCAGCGCCAAAACAGCAAAGCAACCCAATTATGTTAATGTATCAGGTACTAATTATTCCATTAAAATTGGACCGGAAAATAAGCTGAATGAAGCATTCTTGACTCGAAATGACACTCTTACAAGGAAGGAATCAGGCCCAAAGGAGATGAAGAGAAAAGCTAGTGATACCATGGGGAGCTCAGACACCGGAAATCAGAGTCCTAAATCAGATATG GATAGTAACAGCCCTTCCTGTTGGCTGAGTTGCTGCAATACGGGCTACGAAAGAGGTAGGGATTAA
- the LOC114821068 gene encoding uncharacterized protein: MEGAIIAKCTFESKTLLIPVFNHTNFKDIAEQICSRFVGLSLEVMELKYSLGEHQSCLLQSDMDASVMKFSCCAENIASIPVSVSMVEPVEQHDPISSLHDKHILTYEGLNPSDDRADLGKFATPHGKTYLSHAWRNYISHVGQEFPGGVKEFRQRLMKYAIEKGFRVFPASFWHCGL; encoded by the exons ATGGAAGGAGCTATCATTGCGAAGTGCACTTTTGAGAGCAAGACCCTTTTAATTCCAGTATTTAATCATACTAATTTCAAGGATATTGCTGAACAAATTTGTTCCCGATTTGTGGGATTAAGTCTTGAAGTCATGGAGTTGAAGTACTCTCTAGGAGAACACCAATCTTGTTTACTGCAATCTGACATGGATGCGAGTGTAATGAAATTTTCATGTTGTGCTGAAAACATAGCATCTATTCCTGTCAGTGTTTCCATGGTTGAACCAGTTGAGCAACATGATCCCATTTCTTCCCTACATGATAAGCATATTTTGACATATGAAGGCTTAAACCCCTCAGATGATCGTGCAGATTTAGGGAAGTTTGCCACTCCTCATGGGAAGACATATTTGTCCCATGCTTGGAGAAACTACATTAGCCATGTTGGTCAAGAATTTCCAGGTGGTGTCAAGGAGTTTAGACAAAGATTGATGAAGTATGCAATTGAAAAGGGTTTCAG GGTTTTTCCCGCTAGCTTTTGGCATTGTGGACTCTGA